The genomic interval TCCTGGACCTAGAGGAAAAgctgtaagtaaataaaattcaaCACAATGCAGATTTTCTGGAAATAtttttcactgattttattttgataatgattttactgtatttatttagtcCTGTCTCTGTACTGATTCCGCATTGTGGTTTCTCTTCATTCTCTAGGGAATTGGGGAGGATGGAGAAGCTGTAAGTTCATTTCTCatgaatttcattatttatCTCTTGTagtcttctgttttttttctaaatgtccATCTTTTCCATGATTTGCATGTTTCCATGGAAGGGTGCAGATGGAGAGGATGGGTTGCCAGGAGAACTGGGCAAAGCTGGACCTCCAGTATGTAGACTATTAATCATTTCTCATGTTGCCACAAAGCCTTCTAAAGAATGATATTTTAATGCCTTGCGTGATGCATCACAGGGAAGCCGTGGCATTAGAGGCACTGTTGGACTTCCAGGACCTGTGGGACAAAGAGTAAGTCTTGctaaatgtgtttttgtgtgtatacattttacATACTGCTCTGTAATCCATGgatgagaatgttttttttttgtgtgttggaCACTTCCTAGGGGCCCCCTGGTGTTTGGAGTGGTGAAGAATTGGTAAGAAATTGTTATATTACAAAGTTTCAGCTGAAACCAGGGGTTTACTGATGTCATAAAATTACAGATCATTGTGTTTGTCTATTTTGATAATGTACATGTGAGTAGTTTCATGTACGTAACATGCGGGAGGGTTATATATAGAATTACGGATTGATTTGACTTGATTATGGAAAAGTGTTCAACGTGTTTTCATGTGGTAATGACATGTTTTTTAGTGTCCAAATTCCTGCACACATGGACTGAACGGCTATAGTGGTCTACCAGGAATGAAGGTGAGTTGAACTTCTAAAAATAGGCTCATTCTTTTTGTTTACTAAATAGTGGAACTTGATTCTGTTGTCCTTTGGTCACACAGGGCCACAAAGGTGTCAAAGGTGAATCTGGAGAACCAGGAAGACAAGGACATAAGGTAATATTTATTACcttataaaactataaaatggGTTCCTTTATTTTTAACAGGATTTCAGTGATTAAGATTTGTACAGATTCTGGGTTTGATGTTATGTATTCGCTGATCAGTTGTAAGATAAAAGTTTTATAAAAGATAAagagtttaataaaaatgtagaacTTTTGTAGATTAAGTGTAGAAACTGTTTCCAAATTTTAAAGTACCATTTCTCATATTTTCTTAGGGTGAAGAAGGAGAACAAGGCTCCTCTGGAGAGACTGGAACACAAGGAAAAACTGTAATGTGCTTCCCATGGACATATTTTTAAGAAACCATTAGTTTAACAAGAAGTTATTAGTTATGATTTTAGCCCTTGTTAAATTTACTATCATCATTTACCATCTATGTTTGTTTAACAACTTCGAATGTGTCATGTGTGTTGCGAATTTAGGGTCCACAGGGACTAAGAGGGATCACTGGTTTGATGGGTCTTAAAGGTGACAGGGTAAAGACGACTATTCACAGCTTCATAATGAAATGCTTTAATAGGTGGCTGCGTTACAATAAAACATCCGCAAAACTTTCTCAAACAGGGCTATCGTGGGATAGATGGTGGCGTGGGTCCTCAGGGCATTCAAGGAGCTCCTGTAAGTGTCCGAATCCATATCAAGTCTTTTTTCTGTCCTAACGAATCTGCCTGTGTTTGTGATGATATCACGAGAACCACTTTTCCAAACCTGATACTGTAAATCCCCTGAATTTTCTGAGTCTCTATAGGAATTGACAATGAAATATTAAACGATGCAGAAGTAGGAAATGTAATGTGAAGGGTTCCAGAAAACCCTAGCAGTCAtactacaatataataataatttatttaaattgaacATAATCTGATTCCGATATTAATTTAGGGCTTGTGCTGTTTAAAGAGATTATTTAGAATAACTcacagaataataaacatttctttagGGTGATCGAGGGCAAAGAGGAAAAGTGGGTGAGACCGGACCAGGAGGAGCTCCAGTGAGTATAAGCTTAACAACTTCAAAAAAGAATTCAGTATATTGTCTTGTAAAGGCAGCATCATAGGACAAAGACAAGATCTATATAGGATTTGGTACAAAACATTACCTTTTTAAATAGCATAATCCAGTAAGACAGCACTAGACGGTGGTTAAAAATAGTACTTTGCTTAAATTGTTACTGTGGTTTATTATAAACAATGTGATTTGTATCGTCTCAGGGATCTCTGGGACCTCAAGGCATTTTAGGATTACCTGGACCTAAAGGAGAAGCTGTAAGTCCATATTTATTAactatagaataaataaatctcagtaGAAATGTAGTAAGAAGAATACTGAACGTATCTGGTTTCTTTCCCTAAGGGTTTGCCAGGAATTGATGGGCGTGACGGTATCCCTGGATTGCCAGGGGTTAAGGTAAAATAAATTCTAACTTCAAATTTAAAACATGATCATAAATAGACACGCTAAATTAACTTCATTTGCTTTGCTATGCTGGTAAGTGGGATTGTATGTTACTTCCTAAAGTCTGTTGCTGTTTTCAGGGTATCCCTGGCAAAGTAGGAGCTCCTGGTGATGCTGGCCTTCAAGGTCTGCCTGTAAGTATAACCTTTTGAACCTGTGATCAATTTGAACAGACGTGGTGCATGGTGGTACAGTGGGGTGGTGGTGCTGCTGCAGGGTTTCCTCTAGGTTCTCCTCATACCTCAAGACTGGGTGTATTCAACATCTCACGCTCAATGTTCAGCGATAAGCTCTGGATCCTCACCAACCCTGACATCAGTTTCTAGAATGATAAGGTAACAAGCGTGTATTTGAATGCAATAACAGGGACTGATGTCTGTATTTCCTTTAGGGTTTGCCAGGCATCTTTGGTGCGACGGGTGAGACTGGGCAGAAGGTAGGCATTCACAATGTTCCATAACACCATGGCTGAATCATTAGACACAATAAATAATGTACTATACAGGTAGAAGGCTTACTGTAATAACACAACGTGGACGAGCTCATCGTAAATCTGAGTACTAAGCTGTACCACAAGTtagagtgtacagtatgtgacaCAATAACAGCATTATGATCTCTGGGGTACTGTAGGGAAACTCTGGTGATCCGGGCATGGCAGGTCCAATTGGGAACAATGGACAGCAAGTAAGTGTCTCATGAAGTGAACACTGGTGATGTACTGATCTAGTGGATGCTTCTGATGCTTGATCGATTGATTTCAGGGAGAACGTGGAGAACAAGGAGAAGTGGGACCTGTAGGACCAAGAGGTGGGCCAGTGAGTATGCTTCCATTTTTATATCACTGCAAACAACAGACACAgaaatattaatgaataatgaataatgtaaTGTCTATGCtcctgtcttcttcttcttcttcctctctctctctctttctctctctctcattctgtagGGTGAAAGAGGGGTGAGGGGTCCAGATGGGCCTCAGGGGCAGCCAGGTTCAAGGGTATGTATCTAGCACCTGTAGGCAAGGATATAataaacaatatcacaacacaatacaacggATATATTTAGTAATAGTCATAACAACTGATAGTCTAAACGAACAATAAAGAGTGAGAAAATAATGCGGAGCACCAACAGGAATAAAGAATGAATGGACTGAAAGACGAAAAGGTCAGAATAGCAACAAAGACAAGAATAAGAGTGAAAGACAAAGTGGAAGATACAGATGGAAAGGATTGGACTGGAAAGAATCCTTGAAAGAATCATatacaaaaaaacccccaataattatttaaacatattttatatacgTCCAAATGTAGCTGTAACTGATGTATACAAAATGTGAGACGGCACATGTGAGCGGCATCTAGGACACAGGAGAAAACTTTTAGTCCATCGCATTGTCTTATCACACGGATGAAGCGTTTAATAATCATAATTTTAGATTTCAGATGTCATGACCAGTTTGCAATTCAAACgtgattatttaataaaaagagcAGTCTTGCTGTGATCAGTGAGCATGATCAGTGCTGCAAAAGAGCCATGAATAGAGTGTTGTTATTGAAGCTGCTGCACTCAGGGTTATTTTCTTTGGTAAGAGGATATTCGGGGTAGAACGGGGCTCTGAAAGAACCCTCTGTTTAGCAGGAATTCCTCAAAGGAGCCAGGCTAAGGGCATCAGGCGATCAGGACCCACATCCACTCACAGCTAACGACACCCACAGCACTGCTTACAAACTCgtcttttttttcatattttgtgGTTTGCAAGTTACTAtgtataaatgattcagtgtaaaaactgtgtgtgtatgcagggtCCTAAAGGGAATCTTGGTCTACCTGGCCTTCCAGGTGCACCTGGTTTCCGTGGTCAGAAAGGCGACAAGGTAAGGAAAGGCTCCGAAAATAAAGTAACAGTATAAAAAAAGTTCAtgtcagttttattatttttgttcaattttttACTCAACACCTTaacaatgtttacatttatcgTGAAAAACTAACCAAAATAAGGAGAGGTTGCTTTAGGAAACTGGTCTGTGTTGAGGTGGTGATTTGCAAGGGGTCTTTGCCACCTAAAAGTGGAGAATTTTCCCATAGCAGCAGGGCTTAAGTGTGGTTTCTGCCAAacattacaattttttatttattcataaacgacacatttttttaaaacaagttCCTGGTCCAATCACATTTCTGTAGATTATGATATACGCTAATAAACTAGCAAGCTACTGCGATATTTCTCTTGAATATTAAAACAGTCTGGACTCAGGTTCAAGGAAACAAAGTATTTGTGTCTTCAGGGAAATAAAATCATATGACGTGACAGATTAACTGCTTTTTCTGATCATCATCAGGGTGCAGTTGGTCTCACTGGTCCAAAAGGCGAGCAGGTAGGCCTGAATTATCCGTCTGTTTAGTATGTAGCTTCAAAACCCATCATttctgtgtttatgtgcagtatCTTAATttgaaagctgtgtgtgtttgtgtttagggAGCACCTGGTGAGGAGGGAACACCGGGAGAAAAAGGGGACGTAGTACGTAAATTAG from Hemibagrus wyckioides isolate EC202008001 linkage group LG10, SWU_Hwy_1.0, whole genome shotgun sequence carries:
- the col9a1a gene encoding collagen, type IX, alpha 1a: MAYSRTLRASLLVILLQIFLICSAQRGPVGPRGPPGPPGFPGIDGIDGDRGPGPGPNGPPGQDGDDGKNGSNGKPGNPGSDGLTGPVGDPGPVGPIGPKGEPGDPGPRGKAGIGEDGEAGADGEDGLPGELGKAGPPGSRGIRGTVGLPGPVGQRGPPGVWSGEELCPNSCTHGLNGYSGLPGMKGHKGVKGESGEPGRQGHKGEEGEQGSSGETGTQGKTGPQGLRGITGLMGLKGDRGYRGIDGGVGPQGIQGAPGDRGQRGKVGETGPGGAPGSLGPQGILGLPGPKGEAGLPGIDGRDGIPGLPGVKGIPGKVGAPGDAGLQGLPGLPGIFGATGETGQKGNSGDPGMAGPIGNNGQQGERGEQGEVGPVGPRGGPGERGVRGPDGPQGQPGSRGPKGNLGLPGLPGAPGFRGQKGDKGAVGLTGPKGEQGAPGEEGTPGEKGDVGDQGEPGEKGSRGKPGDAGNKGPEGMRGQQGLEGEPGQQGPRGMQGERGERGLPGTQGRPGQGPTDQRIKQVCMRVMQEQLAQLAASLTRPESGSAGLPGPPGLPGPPGSPGENGFPGHTGARGLPGLKGPPGLIGIKGPKGDTGDRGDRGPTVQGPKGIPGPPGLPGEPGQPAYGNDGRDGMKGPPGVPGIPGIPGPPGTPGLNGYCESSQCVLREVPVSLKESSMKGPDGL